One Anser cygnoides isolate HZ-2024a breed goose chromosome 4, Taihu_goose_T2T_genome, whole genome shotgun sequence genomic region harbors:
- the ST3GAL5 gene encoding lactosylceramide alpha-2,3-sialyltransferase isoform X3 has product MLSDNNSVKLKSDRSPPVQWCKVVAHEDEKTNLVFKRLLVLFVVGGCFLYILKLHFYPEECDRTKTPYVDLDRVRRAQQYASAVLQEQCRPSYVKKEMGKLFAEKYSMDISPFVGKNIDEDEALFKYGPPFGFHRFFDKLKNLLELLPEHDLPEDLKSKHCKRCVVVGSGGILYGSELGHLLNQFDIVIRLNDAPVQGYTDHVGNKTTIRMTYPEGAPLSEHEYPPASLFVAVLFKSVDFNWLQAMVKNETLSLWIRLFFWKEVAKKIPFTSKQFRILNPVIVKETALDILQFPKPRSIFWGWDKNVPTIGVMAVILATHLCDEVSIAGFGYDLDQPSTPLHYYNNLCMAAMNRQTMHNVTGETKLLQKLVKEKVVKDLTGGIHCEFCSKDS; this is encoded by the exons atgCTGAGTGACAATAACTCTGTAAAGCTGAAAAGTGATCGTTCGCCTCCTGTGCAATGGTGTAAGGTAGTTGCACATGAAGATGAGAAGACCAATCTGGTTTTTAAAAG ACTTCTTGTACTGTTTGTGGTTGGAGGGTGCTTCCTTTATATCCTCAAGTTACACTTTTACCCTGAAGAATGTGACAGAACAAAAACACCGTATGTGGACCTCGATCGTGTAAGG agaGCACAACAATATGCCAGTGCTGTGTTGCAGGAACAGTGCCGACCTTCTtatgtgaaaaaagaaatgggaaagttaTTTGCGGAGAAATACAGCATGGACATATCTCCCTTTGTAGGAAAAAACATAGATGAAGATGAAGCTTTATTTAAATACGGACCTCCCTTTGGATTTCACAGGTTCTTTGATAAGCTTAAAAATCTCCTCGAACTCTTACCTGAGCATGATCTGCCAGAAGATTTGAAGTCAAAACACTGTAAACGTTGTGTTGTTGTTGGCAGTGGTGGAATTCTTTATGGATCTGAGCTAGGTCACTTACTGAATCAGTTTGATATTGTTATAAG GTTAAATGATGCGCCAGTCCAAGGATACACAGATCACGTTGGTAACAAAACGACGATACGGATGACTTACCCAGAAGGAGCCCCGCTTTCTGAACACGAGTATCCTCCTGCTAGCTTATTTGtggctgttttgtttaaaagtgtTGATTTCAATTGGCTACAAGCAATGGTAAAAAATGAAACCTTG tCTCTGTGGATACGACTTTTCTTTTGGAAGGAGGTTGCTAAGAAAATTCCTTTTACATCAAAACAGTTTCGGATTCTGAATCCAGTCATCGTTAAAGAGACAGCTCTGGACATTTTACAGTTCCCCAAACCTCGATCAATATTCTGGGGTTGGGATAAG AATGTACCCACAATTGGGGTCATGGCGGTTATTTTAGCGACGCATTTATGTGATGAAGTGAGCATAGCAGGATTTGGATATGACCTCGATCAGCCCAGTACTCCTTTGCACTATTACAACAACCTCTGCATGGCTGCCATGAACAGACAAACTATGCACAATGTGACAGGCGAAACAAAATTACTGCAAAAACTGGTCAAAGAAAAAGTTGTTAAAGACCTCACTGGTGGGATACATTGTGAATTCTGCAGCAAAGACAGCTAG
- the ST3GAL5 gene encoding lactosylceramide alpha-2,3-sialyltransferase isoform X4, with the protein MKMRRPIWFLKGTPKLLVLFVVGGCFLYILKLHFYPEECDRTKTPYVDLDRVRRAQQYASAVLQEQCRPSYVKKEMGKLFAEKYSMDISPFVGKNIDEDEALFKYGPPFGFHRFFDKLKNLLELLPEHDLPEDLKSKHCKRCVVVGSGGILYGSELGHLLNQFDIVIRLNDAPVQGYTDHVGNKTTIRMTYPEGAPLSEHEYPPASLFVAVLFKSVDFNWLQAMVKNETLSLWIRLFFWKEVAKKIPFTSKQFRILNPVIVKETALDILQFPKPRSIFWGWDKNVPTIGVMAVILATHLCDEVSIAGFGYDLDQPSTPLHYYNNLCMAAMNRQTMHNVTGETKLLQKLVKEKVVKDLTGGIHCEFCSKDS; encoded by the exons ATGAAGATGAGAAGACCAATCTGGTTTTTAAAAGGTACTCCCAA ACTTCTTGTACTGTTTGTGGTTGGAGGGTGCTTCCTTTATATCCTCAAGTTACACTTTTACCCTGAAGAATGTGACAGAACAAAAACACCGTATGTGGACCTCGATCGTGTAAGG agaGCACAACAATATGCCAGTGCTGTGTTGCAGGAACAGTGCCGACCTTCTtatgtgaaaaaagaaatgggaaagttaTTTGCGGAGAAATACAGCATGGACATATCTCCCTTTGTAGGAAAAAACATAGATGAAGATGAAGCTTTATTTAAATACGGACCTCCCTTTGGATTTCACAGGTTCTTTGATAAGCTTAAAAATCTCCTCGAACTCTTACCTGAGCATGATCTGCCAGAAGATTTGAAGTCAAAACACTGTAAACGTTGTGTTGTTGTTGGCAGTGGTGGAATTCTTTATGGATCTGAGCTAGGTCACTTACTGAATCAGTTTGATATTGTTATAAG GTTAAATGATGCGCCAGTCCAAGGATACACAGATCACGTTGGTAACAAAACGACGATACGGATGACTTACCCAGAAGGAGCCCCGCTTTCTGAACACGAGTATCCTCCTGCTAGCTTATTTGtggctgttttgtttaaaagtgtTGATTTCAATTGGCTACAAGCAATGGTAAAAAATGAAACCTTG tCTCTGTGGATACGACTTTTCTTTTGGAAGGAGGTTGCTAAGAAAATTCCTTTTACATCAAAACAGTTTCGGATTCTGAATCCAGTCATCGTTAAAGAGACAGCTCTGGACATTTTACAGTTCCCCAAACCTCGATCAATATTCTGGGGTTGGGATAAG AATGTACCCACAATTGGGGTCATGGCGGTTATTTTAGCGACGCATTTATGTGATGAAGTGAGCATAGCAGGATTTGGATATGACCTCGATCAGCCCAGTACTCCTTTGCACTATTACAACAACCTCTGCATGGCTGCCATGAACAGACAAACTATGCACAATGTGACAGGCGAAACAAAATTACTGCAAAAACTGGTCAAAGAAAAAGTTGTTAAAGACCTCACTGGTGGGATACATTGTGAATTCTGCAGCAAAGACAGCTAG
- the ST3GAL5 gene encoding lactosylceramide alpha-2,3-sialyltransferase isoform X2, giving the protein MRRQGARAEPSAAMLSDNNSVKLKSDRSPPVQWCKVVAHEDEKTNLVFKRLLVLFVVGGCFLYILKLHFYPEECDRTKTPYVDLDRVRRAQQYASAVLQEQCRPSYVKKEMGKLFAEKYSMDISPFVGKNIDEDEALFKYGPPFGFHRFFDKLKNLLELLPEHDLPEDLKSKHCKRCVVVGSGGILYGSELGHLLNQFDIVIRLNDAPVQGYTDHVGNKTTIRMTYPEGAPLSEHEYPPASLFVAVLFKSVDFNWLQAMVKNETLSLWIRLFFWKEVAKKIPFTSKQFRILNPVIVKETALDILQFPKPRSIFWGWDKNVPTIGVMAVILATHLCDEVSIAGFGYDLDQPSTPLHYYNNLCMAAMNRQTMHNVTGETKLLQKLVKEKVVKDLTGGIHCEFCSKDS; this is encoded by the exons caatgCTGAGTGACAATAACTCTGTAAAGCTGAAAAGTGATCGTTCGCCTCCTGTGCAATGGTGTAAGGTAGTTGCACATGAAGATGAGAAGACCAATCTGGTTTTTAAAAG ACTTCTTGTACTGTTTGTGGTTGGAGGGTGCTTCCTTTATATCCTCAAGTTACACTTTTACCCTGAAGAATGTGACAGAACAAAAACACCGTATGTGGACCTCGATCGTGTAAGG agaGCACAACAATATGCCAGTGCTGTGTTGCAGGAACAGTGCCGACCTTCTtatgtgaaaaaagaaatgggaaagttaTTTGCGGAGAAATACAGCATGGACATATCTCCCTTTGTAGGAAAAAACATAGATGAAGATGAAGCTTTATTTAAATACGGACCTCCCTTTGGATTTCACAGGTTCTTTGATAAGCTTAAAAATCTCCTCGAACTCTTACCTGAGCATGATCTGCCAGAAGATTTGAAGTCAAAACACTGTAAACGTTGTGTTGTTGTTGGCAGTGGTGGAATTCTTTATGGATCTGAGCTAGGTCACTTACTGAATCAGTTTGATATTGTTATAAG GTTAAATGATGCGCCAGTCCAAGGATACACAGATCACGTTGGTAACAAAACGACGATACGGATGACTTACCCAGAAGGAGCCCCGCTTTCTGAACACGAGTATCCTCCTGCTAGCTTATTTGtggctgttttgtttaaaagtgtTGATTTCAATTGGCTACAAGCAATGGTAAAAAATGAAACCTTG tCTCTGTGGATACGACTTTTCTTTTGGAAGGAGGTTGCTAAGAAAATTCCTTTTACATCAAAACAGTTTCGGATTCTGAATCCAGTCATCGTTAAAGAGACAGCTCTGGACATTTTACAGTTCCCCAAACCTCGATCAATATTCTGGGGTTGGGATAAG AATGTACCCACAATTGGGGTCATGGCGGTTATTTTAGCGACGCATTTATGTGATGAAGTGAGCATAGCAGGATTTGGATATGACCTCGATCAGCCCAGTACTCCTTTGCACTATTACAACAACCTCTGCATGGCTGCCATGAACAGACAAACTATGCACAATGTGACAGGCGAAACAAAATTACTGCAAAAACTGGTCAAAGAAAAAGTTGTTAAAGACCTCACTGGTGGGATACATTGTGAATTCTGCAGCAAAGACAGCTAG
- the ST3GAL5 gene encoding lactosylceramide alpha-2,3-sialyltransferase isoform X5 — MKMRRPIWFLKGTPKLLVLFVVGGCFLYILKLHFYPEECDRTKTPYVDLDRRAQQYASAVLQEQCRPSYVKKEMGKLFAEKYSMDISPFVGKNIDEDEALFKYGPPFGFHRFFDKLKNLLELLPEHDLPEDLKSKHCKRCVVVGSGGILYGSELGHLLNQFDIVIRLNDAPVQGYTDHVGNKTTIRMTYPEGAPLSEHEYPPASLFVAVLFKSVDFNWLQAMVKNETLSLWIRLFFWKEVAKKIPFTSKQFRILNPVIVKETALDILQFPKPRSIFWGWDKNVPTIGVMAVILATHLCDEVSIAGFGYDLDQPSTPLHYYNNLCMAAMNRQTMHNVTGETKLLQKLVKEKVVKDLTGGIHCEFCSKDS, encoded by the exons ATGAAGATGAGAAGACCAATCTGGTTTTTAAAAGGTACTCCCAA ACTTCTTGTACTGTTTGTGGTTGGAGGGTGCTTCCTTTATATCCTCAAGTTACACTTTTACCCTGAAGAATGTGACAGAACAAAAACACCGTATGTGGACCTCGATCGT agaGCACAACAATATGCCAGTGCTGTGTTGCAGGAACAGTGCCGACCTTCTtatgtgaaaaaagaaatgggaaagttaTTTGCGGAGAAATACAGCATGGACATATCTCCCTTTGTAGGAAAAAACATAGATGAAGATGAAGCTTTATTTAAATACGGACCTCCCTTTGGATTTCACAGGTTCTTTGATAAGCTTAAAAATCTCCTCGAACTCTTACCTGAGCATGATCTGCCAGAAGATTTGAAGTCAAAACACTGTAAACGTTGTGTTGTTGTTGGCAGTGGTGGAATTCTTTATGGATCTGAGCTAGGTCACTTACTGAATCAGTTTGATATTGTTATAAG GTTAAATGATGCGCCAGTCCAAGGATACACAGATCACGTTGGTAACAAAACGACGATACGGATGACTTACCCAGAAGGAGCCCCGCTTTCTGAACACGAGTATCCTCCTGCTAGCTTATTTGtggctgttttgtttaaaagtgtTGATTTCAATTGGCTACAAGCAATGGTAAAAAATGAAACCTTG tCTCTGTGGATACGACTTTTCTTTTGGAAGGAGGTTGCTAAGAAAATTCCTTTTACATCAAAACAGTTTCGGATTCTGAATCCAGTCATCGTTAAAGAGACAGCTCTGGACATTTTACAGTTCCCCAAACCTCGATCAATATTCTGGGGTTGGGATAAG AATGTACCCACAATTGGGGTCATGGCGGTTATTTTAGCGACGCATTTATGTGATGAAGTGAGCATAGCAGGATTTGGATATGACCTCGATCAGCCCAGTACTCCTTTGCACTATTACAACAACCTCTGCATGGCTGCCATGAACAGACAAACTATGCACAATGTGACAGGCGAAACAAAATTACTGCAAAAACTGGTCAAAGAAAAAGTTGTTAAAGACCTCACTGGTGGGATACATTGTGAATTCTGCAGCAAAGACAGCTAG
- the ST3GAL5 gene encoding lactosylceramide alpha-2,3-sialyltransferase isoform X1 encodes MAAAYEKLACQPAFFFPKSELEHADRSSRELTNCLLQSAMLSDNNSVKLKSDRSPPVQWCKVVAHEDEKTNLVFKRLLVLFVVGGCFLYILKLHFYPEECDRTKTPYVDLDRRAQQYASAVLQEQCRPSYVKKEMGKLFAEKYSMDISPFVGKNIDEDEALFKYGPPFGFHRFFDKLKNLLELLPEHDLPEDLKSKHCKRCVVVGSGGILYGSELGHLLNQFDIVIRLNDAPVQGYTDHVGNKTTIRMTYPEGAPLSEHEYPPASLFVAVLFKSVDFNWLQAMVKNETLSLWIRLFFWKEVAKKIPFTSKQFRILNPVIVKETALDILQFPKPRSIFWGWDKNVPTIGVMAVILATHLCDEVSIAGFGYDLDQPSTPLHYYNNLCMAAMNRQTMHNVTGETKLLQKLVKEKVVKDLTGGIHCEFCSKDS; translated from the exons caatgCTGAGTGACAATAACTCTGTAAAGCTGAAAAGTGATCGTTCGCCTCCTGTGCAATGGTGTAAGGTAGTTGCACATGAAGATGAGAAGACCAATCTGGTTTTTAAAAG ACTTCTTGTACTGTTTGTGGTTGGAGGGTGCTTCCTTTATATCCTCAAGTTACACTTTTACCCTGAAGAATGTGACAGAACAAAAACACCGTATGTGGACCTCGATCGT agaGCACAACAATATGCCAGTGCTGTGTTGCAGGAACAGTGCCGACCTTCTtatgtgaaaaaagaaatgggaaagttaTTTGCGGAGAAATACAGCATGGACATATCTCCCTTTGTAGGAAAAAACATAGATGAAGATGAAGCTTTATTTAAATACGGACCTCCCTTTGGATTTCACAGGTTCTTTGATAAGCTTAAAAATCTCCTCGAACTCTTACCTGAGCATGATCTGCCAGAAGATTTGAAGTCAAAACACTGTAAACGTTGTGTTGTTGTTGGCAGTGGTGGAATTCTTTATGGATCTGAGCTAGGTCACTTACTGAATCAGTTTGATATTGTTATAAG GTTAAATGATGCGCCAGTCCAAGGATACACAGATCACGTTGGTAACAAAACGACGATACGGATGACTTACCCAGAAGGAGCCCCGCTTTCTGAACACGAGTATCCTCCTGCTAGCTTATTTGtggctgttttgtttaaaagtgtTGATTTCAATTGGCTACAAGCAATGGTAAAAAATGAAACCTTG tCTCTGTGGATACGACTTTTCTTTTGGAAGGAGGTTGCTAAGAAAATTCCTTTTACATCAAAACAGTTTCGGATTCTGAATCCAGTCATCGTTAAAGAGACAGCTCTGGACATTTTACAGTTCCCCAAACCTCGATCAATATTCTGGGGTTGGGATAAG AATGTACCCACAATTGGGGTCATGGCGGTTATTTTAGCGACGCATTTATGTGATGAAGTGAGCATAGCAGGATTTGGATATGACCTCGATCAGCCCAGTACTCCTTTGCACTATTACAACAACCTCTGCATGGCTGCCATGAACAGACAAACTATGCACAATGTGACAGGCGAAACAAAATTACTGCAAAAACTGGTCAAAGAAAAAGTTGTTAAAGACCTCACTGGTGGGATACATTGTGAATTCTGCAGCAAAGACAGCTAG